The window TCGATACGTCAAATTTATTAATCCATTTTCACGCTACGGATGCGATCTAGGATTATAGCACGAATCGTTGGTAATACAAGAAGAAATCGGTCGTAACTTTATTTCTTCAGCCGGTTACGGGGCAATGCTTTGACCTACTCTTCCGGTATGGCGGTGTTTTCTTCCGTCGCAGGCGCGCCCTGACCGACGCTATGGCGCAGGAAGGCTTCCATAAAGCCATCGAGCCGGCCATCGAGCACGGCCTGCGTATTGCCGACCTCGTGGCCGGTGCGGTGGTCCTTGACCATCTTGTAGGGTTGCAGCACGTAGGAGCGAATCTGGCTGCCCCAGGCGGCGTCCACGTCTTCGCCCTTCAGCGCGGCGATCTCGGCGGTCTGATTGCGCCGGGCGAGATCGAACAGCTGGGCCTTCAGGATGTTCATCGCCACCTGCGTGTTCTGGGTCAGCGAGCGCTGGTTCTGGCAGGAGACGACGAGACCGGTCGGAACGTGGGTGATGCGCACGGCCGTCTCATTCTTCTGCACGTGCTGGCCGCCCGCCCCGCTGGCCCGAAAGCGATCGATGCGCAGATCTCTCTCGTCGATCTCGATCTCGATCTCCTCGGCCACGTCGGGCCACGCCTCCACCTTGGCGAAGGAAGTATGGCGGCGGCTGGAGCCGTCGTAGGGCGAGATGCGCACCAGCCGGTGGACGCCGCGCTCCGATTTGAGCCAGCCATAGGCGTAGCGGCCGGTGACCGACATCATGCAACTCTTGATCCCGGCCTCGTCGCCGGCGCTCGTATCCAGCACTTCGACCGTCATGCGGTGTTGCTCCGCCCAACGGATGAACATGCGCTGGAGCATGTGGGCCCAGTCCTGGGCCTCGGTGCCGCCGGCCCCGGCGTGGATGGCCAGGATGGCGTTCTCGTCGTCGTACTCGCCGGACATCAGCGTCTGGAACTCCAACAGTTCCACCTGGCCCGACAGGCGCTCGACCTCGGCCGATAGCTCCTCGCGCAATGCCTCGTCGTCCAGTTCGGCCAGTTCCAGCGTGTCGGCCAGCGAGCGGCCCAGCGTCTGCCACACGCCCACTTGCTCGCGCAGGCGGGTCAACTCGCGCATGACCCCCTGCCCGGCCGCCGGGTTATTCCAGAAGTCGGCCTCGGCTATTTTGGCTTCCAATTCGGCAATACGGGCTTCCTTGGTAGCGACGTCAAAGACGCCCCCGGAGCAGGTCGATGATGTTGGTCAGTTCGGTGAGGCGATTGATTAGTTCTTCCATGATATAAATCTCCCCGCCGGAATCGTCCGGCGGCGTAATGGCTTATTGCTCGAACAGCCCTTCGATGAACTGATCGGCGTCGAAGGGGGCCAGGTCGAGGATGCGCTCGCCGGTGCCGATGAAACGCACCGGCAGTCCCAACTCACGATAGATGGCGAAGACCATGCCGCCCTTGGCCGTGCTGTCCAGCTTGGTCAGGATGACGCCACTGACGTGAACCGATTCCTGGAATTTGGCGGCCTGGGTCAGCGCGTTCTGGCCCGTCGGCGCGTCGAGCACCAGCAGCACGTCGTGGGGCGCGGCATGGACGCTCTTGTGACAGACGCCGTAGACCTTCTCCAGTTCCTTCATCAGGTTGAACTTGGTATGGAGGCGGCCGGCGGTGTCGATGAACAGCATATCGTAGCCGCGGGCGCGGGCGGCGCGGATGCCATCGTAGGCCACGGCCGCCGGGTCGCCGCCCGGCTGGCCGGAAATGACCGGCACGTCGGCCCGCTGGCCCCAGATCGCCAACTGGTCGATGGCCGCGGCGCGAAAGGTGTCGCCGGCGGCCACGATGACTTTCCTGCCCTGGCCCTTGTAGCGATGGGCCAGCTTGCCGATGGTCGTCGTCTTGCCGGAGCCGTTGACGCCGACAACCATGACCACGGTCAGCAGGCGCTTTTCTTCCATCTCGAACGTAGTCGGGTTGACCAGAATGGCGCGCAACTCGCTCCGCAAGGCGTGGACCAGTTGATCGGCGCGGAACAGCCCCTCGCGGCGGGCGCGTTCGCGCAGCGTATCCACCAGATGGACGGTGGTCGGCACGCCCACGTCGGCCTGGATCAGCAGCGCCTCCAGGTCTTCCCACGTCTCTTCGGTAATGTCACCCGCGCCCAGAACGGTGGCAAGTTGGCCGAATACCGTCTGGCGCGTGCGGCTCAATGACTCGCGAATACTCTTGAACAATGCGGCCTCGATCTAAATTAGGGGTAGGGGGAATCAATGGCGCGGCCGGTCAATTCGGCGGCGACAGCGTGACGATTTCGCCGTCCTCGGTCAGTTGCTCGATACGCAGTTGGGCCTTGTCCAGCAGTTCGCCGCAATGATGGGCGAGACGCTGTCCACGCTCGAATAGCGACAAGGACAAGTCCAGGCTCAGATTGCCGGACTCCAGTTGCGCCACCGTCTGTTCCAACTCCAGCAGGGCGTCTTCGAAGGAGAGTTCCTCGATCACGTCATCCATAGGGGCTTGATTATATGGCATAAGGGGCGCTTCGGCCACTGCCCCAACAAAAAGTGGAGGCCGCCGGGCGGCCTCCACTTCATGGCGCGGGGCGCTGTTAGAGCTTCTGCCTACGCTTCCCGGACGGTCGGGGCGGCGATGGGTTCGGCCTCGCGCTTGGAGCGCATGACCGCCCAACCCAGCAGGCCGATGAGGGCCACCGCGATGATGACGGTAACGATGCTGCGATCGGAGTACCGCACCACGATCGGCGCGATGATCAGGCTGACCAGATTGACGACCTTGATCATCGGGTTCAGCGCCGGGCCGGCGGTGTCCTTCAGCGGGTCGCCGACGGTGTCGCCGACGACGGCCGCCTTGTGGCGTTCCGATCCCTTGCCGGTGTTGGCCGCCAGATCGCGCTCCTCGTCCTCGATGAGCTTCTTGCCGTTGTCCCACGCGCCGCCGGTGTTGGACATGAAGACGGCCAGGAGCATACCGGAGACGATGATACCCGCCTGGAAGCCGCCCAGCGCCTCAACCTGCAACAGCAGGCCGACGACGATGGGGGTGATGACGGCCAGCACGGCCAAATTGATCAGGTCGCGCTGCGCGGCGATGGTCGAGATGGTGACGGCGCGGGCGTAGTCGGGCTTGCGTGTGCCTTCCAGAATGCCGGGGATGCGGAACTGGCGGCGCACTTCGTCGACCATCTGACCGGCGGCGCGGCTGACGGCGCGAATCGCCAGCGACGAGAACATCCACGGCAGCGCCCCACCCAGCAACATGCCGACGAAGACGAGCGGCGACGACACGCGGATGCCGTTGGCGAGGGCTTCGGGGTCAACCAGCGACACGTCGGTGATGAACGAGCCGAACAGCGACACAGCGGCGATGACCGCCGAGCCGATGGCGATACCCTTGGTGATGGCCTTGGTCGTATTGCCCACGGCGTCCAGGTCGGCCATGATCTTGCGCGCCTTCGGCTCCAATCCGGCCATTTCGCCGATACCGTTGGCATTGTCGGAGATGGGGCCGAAGGAGTCCATCGCCACGTTGTTGCCGGTCAGGGTCAACATGCCGATGCCGGTCATGGCGATGCCGTAGAGGACGAAGGTGAATTGGATGAAGTCGGCCGAGAAGCG is drawn from Candidatus Promineifilum breve and contains these coding sequences:
- the prfB gene encoding peptide chain release factor 2 (programmed frameshift), giving the protein MEELINRLTELTNIIDLLRGRLDVATKEARIAELEAKIAEADFWNNPAAGQGVMRELTRLREQVGVWQTLGRSLADTLELAELDDEALREELSAEVERLSGQVELLEFQTLMSGEYDDENAILAIHAGAGGTEAQDWAHMLQRMFIRWAEQHRMTVEVLDTSAGDEAGIKSCMMSVTGRYAYGWLKSERGVHRLVRISPYDGSSRRHTSFAKVEAWPDVAEEIEIEIDERDLRIDRFRASGAGGQHVQKNETAVRITHVPTGLVVSCQNQRSLTQNTQVAMNILKAQLFDLARRNQTAEIAALKGEDVDAAWGSQIRSYVLQPYKMVKDHRTGHEVGNTQAVLDGRLDGFMEAFLRHSVGQGAPATEENTAIPEE
- the ftsY gene encoding signal recognition particle-docking protein FtsY, which encodes MFKSIRESLSRTRQTVFGQLATVLGAGDITEETWEDLEALLIQADVGVPTTVHLVDTLRERARREGLFRADQLVHALRSELRAILVNPTTFEMEEKRLLTVVMVVGVNGSGKTTTIGKLAHRYKGQGRKVIVAAGDTFRAAAIDQLAIWGQRADVPVISGQPGGDPAAVAYDGIRAARARGYDMLFIDTAGRLHTKFNLMKELEKVYGVCHKSVHAAPHDVLLVLDAPTGQNALTQAAKFQESVHVSGVILTKLDSTAKGGMVFAIYRELGLPVRFIGTGERILDLAPFDADQFIEGLFEQ
- a CDS encoding exodeoxyribonuclease VII small subunit, which translates into the protein MDDVIEELSFEDALLELEQTVAQLESGNLSLDLSLSLFERGQRLAHHCGELLDKAQLRIEQLTEDGEIVTLSPPN